One Coccinella septempunctata chromosome 1, icCocSept1.1, whole genome shotgun sequence DNA window includes the following coding sequences:
- the LOC123322957 gene encoding beta-1,3-galactosyltransferase 5-like, whose protein sequence is MTAKRNWSNFAVSLLALFMVIAVWQVFYSPNIPVEIPRYTKSAYTLYTNTSNYVYPIDSLTEIDYNQLIDLNFTFQMNNLVCNETSPLVLVMVHTSPKNFAKRRTIRETWGRYRDKVKLLFVVGDVENSTLKRKLIEENQNYSDFTQGSFKDTYRNLTYKHVMLFKYVIYHCPEARYIMKTDDDVFVNMPTMMNFLTQELSPFGAGNLLFCNSRANSRVLRSYRSKWRVSFSEYPAKNYPTYCPGWFLLYSQNVVFNLYKEAQKSKYFWIDDIHLTGTLVKKLNLVHEDSKPYMISQDELNDVVDGGNITRPFLIGQPNLSEKQIRSLWNYVDSHSVSKNIIQ, encoded by the coding sequence ATGACGGCAAAACGTAATTGGTCCAACTTTGCTGTCTCCCTCCTCGCACTCTTCATGGTCATAGCAGTATGGCAGGTCTTTTACTCGCCCAACATCCCCGTAGAAATACCAAGATACACCAAATCTGCCTACACCCTCTACACCAACACCAGCAACTACGTCTACCCCATAGACTCCCTGACAGAGATCGACTACAACCAACTGATAGACCTGAATTTCACCTTTCAAATGAACAACTTGGTCTGTAACGAAACATCACCCTTAGTCCTGGTGATGGTACACACCTCGCCGAAGAATTTCGCCAAGAGGAGAACCATCAGGGAAACCTGGGGTAGATACAGGGATAAGGTCAAACTTCTGTTCGTTGTAGGCGACGTGGAAAACTCCACGCTGAAGAGGAAACTGATCGAGGAGAACCAGAACTATTCCGATTTCACCCAGGGATCTTTCAAGGACACCTACAGGAACTTGACCTACAAACACGTCATGCTATTCAAGTACGTCATTTACCACTGTCCCGAAGCTAGATACATCATGAAAACTGACGATGACGTGTTCGTCAACATGCCGACCATGATGAACTTCTTAACGCAAGAACTTTCTCCTTTCGGCGCTGGAAATTTATTGTTTTGCAACAGCAGGGCCAACTCTAGGGTGCTCAGGAGCTACAGATCAAAATGGCGAGTTTCTTTCAGTGAATACCCCGCCAAGAATTACCCAACATACTGCCCGGGATGGTTCTTGTTGTACTCGCAGAATGTAGTCTTCAACCTTTACAAAGAGGCTCAGAAATCCAAGTATTTTTGGATCGACGACATCCATTTAACAGGGACGCTGGTCAAGAAGCTCAATCTGGTCCACGAGGACTCCAAGCCTTACATGATATCGCAGGATGAGTTGAATGACGTTGTCGACGGAGGTAACATAACAAGGCCTTTCCTGATTGGACAACCGAATCTCAGTGAAAAACAGATACGATCCCTTTGGAATTACGTAGATTCACATTCTGTGtctaaaaatattattcaataa